Proteins encoded together in one Pelagicoccus sp. SDUM812003 window:
- a CDS encoding glycosyltransferase: protein MLEESKTIISKDDSYTTQGRERGRIAMISTHGYVAAEPPLGMPDTGGQVVFVIELSKMLAELGYVVDIWTRQFDDQPEREKVAENVEIRRVPCGGPDFIPKEYLYKSLTEYTSKAKKIIAEENISYDFINSHYWDAGLVGQSLSQHLETPHVHTPHSIGSWKRKQMEEDFPEDKAAFEKTYNFTERIRNEQAIYRECDTLVATTPIQVDLFESDYDISSKKIVMIPPGYDDSRFYPVSAASREVIRDHMGFSGKQVVTSIGRLSRNKGFDLLVDAFAVAAERNPNAYLFMALGTETDETTEDPMLEEIVAKVKDHGIEDRVTIGSSLPDDAMADFYRASDVFCLPSRYEPFGMTAVEAMACGTPTVVTTNGGLYRTLVYGSEALYADSFDPHDFGLSIAKILKFKNLSDRLSDKGAHKARSLFTWSGIAQQLINAVHASKAPKLSFV, encoded by the coding sequence ATGCTAGAAGAATCGAAAACGATCATCTCGAAGGATGACAGCTACACGACGCAAGGTCGAGAACGCGGTAGGATCGCGATGATCTCCACCCACGGCTACGTCGCCGCGGAGCCCCCGCTCGGCATGCCCGATACGGGCGGGCAGGTCGTCTTCGTTATCGAACTCTCCAAGATGCTTGCCGAACTCGGATACGTCGTCGACATCTGGACCCGCCAATTCGACGACCAGCCCGAACGCGAGAAGGTTGCCGAAAACGTCGAGATCCGGCGCGTCCCCTGCGGTGGTCCGGACTTCATTCCAAAGGAATACCTCTACAAGAGCCTTACCGAATACACCAGCAAAGCGAAGAAGATCATCGCCGAGGAGAACATCTCCTACGACTTCATCAACAGCCACTACTGGGACGCCGGTCTGGTGGGTCAATCCTTGTCGCAACATCTGGAAACGCCTCATGTGCACACGCCGCACTCCATCGGCTCGTGGAAGCGCAAGCAGATGGAGGAGGACTTTCCCGAAGATAAGGCAGCCTTCGAAAAGACCTACAACTTCACCGAACGCATTCGAAATGAACAAGCGATCTATCGGGAGTGCGACACCCTCGTAGCCACCACGCCAATACAAGTCGACCTGTTCGAAAGCGACTACGACATTTCGTCCAAGAAGATCGTCATGATTCCACCCGGATACGATGACAGCCGCTTCTACCCGGTCAGCGCAGCCTCGCGAGAGGTCATCCGCGACCACATGGGATTCAGCGGCAAGCAAGTGGTGACCTCCATCGGGCGACTCAGCCGCAACAAGGGCTTCGACCTACTGGTGGACGCCTTCGCCGTCGCCGCGGAACGCAACCCGAACGCCTACCTCTTCATGGCCTTGGGCACCGAGACCGACGAGACCACCGAGGACCCCATGCTGGAGGAGATCGTCGCCAAGGTGAAGGATCACGGCATCGAGGATCGCGTCACCATCGGTTCCTCCCTGCCCGACGACGCCATGGCAGACTTCTACCGCGCCAGCGACGTCTTCTGTCTTCCGAGTCGCTACGAGCCGTTCGGCATGACCGCAGTGGAGGCCATGGCTTGCGGCACGCCTACCGTGGTGACCACCAACGGCGGTCTGTACCGGACCTTGGTATACGGATCCGAAGCCTTGTACGCCGACTCCTTCGACCCGCACGACTTCGGCCTGAGCATCGCCAAGATTCTAAAGTTCAAGAACCTTTCCGACCGACTCTCCGACAAAGGCGCCCACAAGGCCAGAAGCCTCTTCACCTGGTCCGGCATCGCCCAGCAGCTCATCAATGCCGTGCACGCCAGCAAGGCGCCGAAACTCAGCTTCGTATAG
- a CDS encoding ATP-binding protein, producing MLRLRLYIGMLPVAGLLIAICLYSVYNYKKLNDRLEALQTVHYTTVSEIERLLSSTAQIGRAIRLNQFDKNESAQEIYQENRSVLSEWKPSPDSSNPREFDLAELVAQLEALAIDQFADEVDLQEVDQLIPLLAAIEDNGRAAIADRNATILAINQSFQEQARTHYYVVLGGILLGIGLMAWAAYSLSQRILTPIDSLAQFASRLADDDWETDFKPSSKDEISGLEEAFLEMAQRIRLYKRETDKKILRTRRRMEECFSNLPYPVFFINSKRDIVYRNPSAKELIDELDWQSSFPPSINARIERVFGTGEEMVTTEFDETITFKVDNHPQHYLPTVLRIDSEDTEEIECALILQDITQLRLSDELKSDMVATISHEIKTPVTGANMALHLLLEQGIGSLNEDQREMLETATEDLRRLQRLLEHLLQIARLERKSPSLNTTPVRPARIVQTAIEAHAHHAASQSITLRAQVEANLPQVLADPNMIDVALSNFISNAIKYGGANSRIDIYARLGRDDQVQIGVLDEGPGIPDEDVDKVFEKFYRSSKHDSVKGIGLGLSICKDIVAAHGGSVGCRNRPSKGAEMFFSLPKHESDASRPSS from the coding sequence ATGCTACGCCTGCGACTCTACATTGGGATGCTGCCGGTGGCGGGGCTTCTCATCGCGATCTGCCTGTATTCCGTATACAACTACAAGAAGCTCAACGATCGACTGGAAGCCCTTCAAACCGTTCACTACACCACGGTATCCGAAATCGAGCGCCTGCTTTCCTCCACCGCCCAAATCGGCCGAGCCATTCGCCTGAACCAGTTCGACAAGAACGAGAGCGCTCAGGAGATCTACCAGGAGAACAGAAGCGTGCTCAGCGAGTGGAAGCCTTCTCCGGACAGCAGCAACCCGCGGGAGTTCGACCTCGCCGAGCTGGTCGCCCAGCTGGAGGCGCTGGCGATCGACCAGTTCGCCGACGAGGTCGATCTGCAGGAGGTCGATCAGCTCATTCCCCTGCTGGCGGCGATCGAAGACAATGGCCGAGCCGCGATCGCCGACCGCAACGCCACCATTCTCGCGATCAACCAATCATTCCAGGAGCAGGCCCGGACCCACTACTACGTGGTGCTCGGAGGCATTTTGCTTGGCATCGGGCTGATGGCGTGGGCCGCGTATTCACTCAGCCAGCGCATCCTCACACCGATCGATTCCTTAGCCCAGTTCGCCTCGCGACTGGCCGACGACGATTGGGAAACCGACTTCAAGCCCAGCAGCAAGGATGAGATTTCGGGTCTGGAAGAGGCCTTTCTGGAAATGGCTCAGCGCATCCGCCTCTACAAGCGAGAGACCGACAAGAAGATCCTGCGCACCCGACGGCGCATGGAGGAGTGTTTCAGCAACCTGCCCTACCCCGTCTTCTTCATCAATTCGAAGCGAGACATCGTCTACCGCAACCCCTCCGCCAAGGAATTGATCGACGAACTGGATTGGCAAAGCTCGTTCCCACCTTCGATCAACGCTCGCATCGAGCGAGTCTTCGGCACCGGCGAAGAGATGGTGACCACCGAATTCGACGAAACCATCACCTTCAAGGTCGACAATCACCCGCAGCACTACCTGCCGACCGTCCTGCGTATCGACAGCGAGGATACCGAGGAAATCGAGTGCGCCCTGATTCTGCAAGACATCACCCAGCTGCGCCTCTCCGACGAGCTCAAGAGCGACATGGTCGCCACCATCAGCCACGAGATCAAAACGCCCGTAACCGGAGCGAACATGGCCCTGCACCTCCTGCTCGAGCAGGGGATCGGCAGCTTAAACGAGGACCAGCGCGAGATGCTGGAAACCGCGACCGAAGATCTGCGACGCCTGCAGCGCCTGCTTGAGCACCTGCTGCAGATCGCTCGACTGGAGCGAAAGTCCCCGTCGCTCAACACCACTCCCGTGCGCCCCGCCCGCATCGTGCAAACCGCCATCGAAGCGCATGCCCACCACGCCGCCAGCCAGTCCATCACCCTCAGAGCCCAAGTGGAGGCCAATCTGCCGCAGGTGCTGGCGGACCCCAACATGATCGACGTGGCCCTCTCAAATTTCATTTCGAACGCCATCAAGTACGGCGGAGCGAACTCCCGCATCGACATCTACGCTAGGCTCGGACGCGACGATCAAGTGCAGATCGGAGTCCTCGACGAGGGGCCCGGCATCCCGGATGAGGACGTGGACAAGGTTTTCGAAAAATTCTACCGCTCCTCCAAGCACGACTCGGTGAAGGGCATCGGTCTCGGCCTCTCCATCTGCAAGGACATCGTCGCCGCCCACGGCGGTTCCGTCGGCTGCCGCAATCGCCCCAGCAAGGGGGCCGAGATGTTCTTCTCCTTGCCCAAGCACGAGAGCGATGCCTCTCGCCCCTCGAGCTGA
- a CDS encoding sigma-54 dependent transcriptional regulator: protein MNILIVDDESNIQKTTSLTLKTMGHKALNAYNGKQALRIVEEDRVDAIFLDLRLESENGLEVYDRIREAGHDMPVIMFTAYSSVETAIEATRKGVFDYVPKPFVPEQIRQALKKLEEKSKLVSRVKELETILATTDPVLIFESKEPSMQDLYAMADKAARSDANILLLGPSGTGKTVLARRIHEASDRSSGPFVVVHCPSLSKELLESELFGHVKGAFTGAVKDTWGKVDAADGGSLFLDEIGDLPLEIQAKLLRLLQDFSYERVGETKTRKSNVRIIAATNRDLKEAVDKKAFREDLYYRLNVIALQLPGLANRRADLPALIDSFLEFHAKKIGRDKIELDDAARAALLSYDWPGNLRELNNMIERCIILSAGKRITLNDLPSNLATNSGSKTSVVASVGSQVSLQELEEAHIRAVLEHTDSLENAANILGIDTATLYRKRKKLGLL from the coding sequence ATGAATATCCTGATCGTAGACGACGAATCGAATATCCAGAAGACCACGTCCCTGACCCTCAAGACCATGGGGCACAAAGCCCTGAACGCCTACAACGGCAAGCAGGCTTTGAGAATTGTGGAGGAGGACCGAGTCGACGCCATCTTCCTCGACCTCCGCCTTGAGAGCGAAAACGGATTGGAGGTCTACGATCGGATTCGCGAGGCCGGTCACGACATGCCAGTGATCATGTTCACCGCCTATTCCTCCGTGGAGACGGCGATCGAAGCCACCCGCAAGGGAGTCTTCGACTACGTGCCCAAGCCATTCGTACCCGAGCAGATTCGCCAGGCGCTCAAGAAACTGGAGGAAAAGAGCAAGCTGGTTTCCCGTGTCAAGGAGTTGGAGACCATACTCGCCACCACCGATCCCGTTCTCATCTTCGAATCCAAGGAGCCGAGCATGCAGGACCTCTACGCCATGGCGGACAAGGCCGCCAGATCGGACGCCAACATTCTTCTGCTTGGCCCCAGCGGCACTGGCAAAACGGTATTGGCTCGGCGGATACACGAAGCCAGCGATCGCAGCAGCGGTCCCTTCGTAGTCGTGCATTGTCCCAGCCTCTCCAAGGAGCTGCTGGAGAGCGAACTGTTCGGACATGTCAAAGGAGCCTTCACCGGAGCCGTCAAAGACACCTGGGGAAAGGTCGACGCCGCGGATGGAGGCAGCTTGTTTCTGGACGAGATAGGCGACCTCCCGCTGGAGATCCAGGCCAAGCTGCTCCGCCTGCTGCAGGATTTCAGCTACGAGCGCGTGGGGGAAACCAAGACCCGCAAGTCGAACGTGCGCATCATCGCCGCCACCAACCGCGACCTCAAGGAAGCGGTGGACAAGAAGGCGTTTCGCGAGGACCTCTACTACCGCTTGAACGTGATCGCTCTCCAGCTGCCCGGTCTTGCGAACCGACGAGCCGACCTACCCGCCTTGATCGATAGCTTCCTCGAGTTTCACGCCAAGAAGATCGGGCGCGACAAGATCGAGCTGGACGACGCGGCCCGCGCCGCCCTGCTCTCCTACGATTGGCCCGGCAACCTGCGCGAACTCAACAACATGATCGAGCGCTGCATCATCCTCAGCGCCGGCAAGCGCATCACCCTGAACGATCTCCCATCCAACTTGGCGACGAACTCCGGAAGCAAAACGTCAGTGGTGGCCAGCGTCGGCAGCCAAGTGAGTCTCCAGGAGCTGGAGGAAGCCCACATCCGAGCGGTGCTGGAACACACGGACAGTCTGGAAAACGCGGCAAACATCCTAGGCATCGACACCGCCACCCTGTACCGCAAACGCAAGAAGCTAGGCCTTCTCTAA
- a CDS encoding beta-galactosidase, producing MAKRFVAGLGLIGLVAARGVEPVETPSQLSMSESAADGREVVSFPIQLKAARERRLPADWQAGAQAPYLLIKLSAIAEPYVAPMSIDTSILHGDDRSDTGSSAVQLRSHSWHQGLFLPDLSHLPRGHSVEWAEFHAHVQWVEREGPASMRFYRMLKPWNENASWTDNGLDSQLVLWDGLRKSVDYSDDPFSRWSSGGNALLAGPLIVPGFGSMVASWLDGSEANFGFLAQLSGEATQVNLSSSETRRERSEDWILSGGGEPIELEFEVDPDALWRICPSSKDLREAWLVLAARNSGGNPMPIASVEVEGKRMAWSFSQGALTVTGLSELLRDRLADADETAAFHLTVRARPGLAIAGAAADEANRPRLSVGLPEKERHSLFDHAIKPRSGVYTTVENGHLSYGGERLRLWGTLGRGDADRLRKMGFNAWRLWPMGVGGYDSRFGGAGKLPAIVPGDGSEMDTLDRAVADMKESGIFIMATQLMGMVPVHALLADDSFVSQGEDWEQWKGAIAASEVSNGPRLFAFVDERLLEARLAHIENVLNHVNPYTNRRYAEEEAIAIWELNNEFGFVPRLLEGDYQSWPEYFRSKLRQRWNAWVLERYRSEGELLQAWDALSDGETWGAVRLGPSFAQRQGFSEQRASDFVRFVIELADRHYQTLRTHARAQAPEGVGVAVAPFSFDTQYRHSIPWLYSQSRSDVASFGNYFWTMGSELGERPSASVMDSLTVHGKPTIIYETNRARPSPFRAEYPHKLAALASWQDWDAVFFHYWQGDKASDLSYLLADMPYPTIEHYWSAVHHQSDPVMTSAMAIAGRFFLQNRLPAGPQPVRYHFGPDSIFSYEFASGPSVGNAAFEQGARIVFDDVAGEHWSEGRNPQPGTGQVRSGEAVLWDWENERLVIDTPTAKAYVGPLHGGSWRWSDGFELTSPAPWIAFAMVRSGPQPDGGQRWLVSSVADAYNKGFAMEKTDSSDPTAQAKAILERGRWPVVVEPIEFRLSFPGSGRLTVKAYDFALRLIDTSAPVSGFLDTQEGESETKPKAPIWIRELIWEESP from the coding sequence TTGGCGAAGCGCTTCGTCGCGGGGCTTGGACTGATCGGCCTGGTGGCGGCTCGGGGCGTGGAACCGGTTGAGACGCCGAGCCAGCTTTCGATGAGCGAATCGGCAGCGGACGGGCGCGAGGTCGTTTCCTTTCCGATACAGTTGAAGGCGGCGAGGGAGAGGCGTCTGCCTGCGGACTGGCAAGCGGGCGCCCAAGCCCCCTATTTGCTCATAAAGCTGAGCGCTATCGCGGAGCCGTATGTGGCCCCGATGAGCATCGATACCTCCATTTTGCATGGTGATGACAGATCGGATACGGGCAGCAGCGCGGTGCAGCTGCGGAGCCATAGCTGGCATCAAGGGCTTTTCCTTCCGGATCTATCGCATTTGCCAAGGGGGCATTCCGTCGAATGGGCGGAGTTTCACGCGCACGTGCAATGGGTGGAGCGGGAAGGGCCGGCGAGCATGAGGTTCTACAGAATGCTGAAGCCTTGGAACGAAAACGCCTCCTGGACGGACAATGGGCTCGATTCCCAGCTCGTCCTTTGGGATGGCTTGAGGAAATCGGTAGACTACTCGGACGACCCCTTCAGCCGGTGGTCGTCGGGAGGGAACGCTCTGCTCGCGGGGCCACTGATCGTTCCCGGTTTTGGATCGATGGTCGCAAGCTGGTTGGACGGATCCGAGGCCAATTTCGGATTCCTGGCCCAACTCAGCGGAGAGGCGACTCAGGTCAACCTCTCGTCCAGCGAGACTCGGCGCGAGCGGAGCGAAGACTGGATACTCTCCGGAGGCGGCGAACCCATCGAGCTGGAGTTCGAGGTCGATCCCGACGCCCTCTGGCGAATCTGTCCCAGCAGCAAGGACTTACGGGAGGCCTGGCTCGTGCTCGCTGCGCGAAACAGCGGGGGAAATCCCATGCCGATCGCGTCGGTGGAAGTCGAAGGGAAACGCATGGCCTGGTCCTTCTCTCAGGGAGCGCTCACGGTGACGGGGTTGTCGGAGCTCTTGCGGGATCGGCTGGCGGACGCCGACGAAACTGCTGCTTTCCACCTCACAGTCCGAGCCCGCCCTGGTCTGGCCATCGCTGGAGCCGCGGCGGATGAGGCGAACAGGCCCCGCTTAAGCGTGGGGCTGCCGGAGAAGGAACGGCATTCGCTATTCGATCACGCGATAAAGCCTCGTAGTGGCGTATACACTACAGTGGAGAATGGCCATCTGTCCTATGGGGGCGAGCGCTTGCGCTTGTGGGGCACCTTGGGACGAGGCGACGCGGACAGGCTGCGCAAGATGGGCTTCAACGCATGGAGGCTGTGGCCCATGGGTGTAGGGGGTTACGATTCTCGGTTCGGTGGCGCGGGCAAGTTGCCGGCCATCGTTCCTGGCGATGGCTCGGAGATGGATACCTTGGACCGCGCGGTGGCCGACATGAAGGAGAGCGGCATCTTCATCATGGCAACGCAACTGATGGGCATGGTGCCGGTACATGCCTTGCTAGCGGATGATTCCTTCGTCTCTCAAGGGGAGGATTGGGAGCAGTGGAAGGGGGCCATCGCAGCGAGCGAAGTGTCCAACGGGCCGCGCTTGTTCGCATTTGTGGACGAGCGTCTGCTTGAGGCCCGTCTGGCCCACATCGAAAACGTGTTGAATCACGTGAATCCGTATACGAATCGTCGATACGCGGAAGAGGAGGCGATCGCTATTTGGGAGCTGAACAACGAATTCGGTTTCGTGCCCCGCCTGCTTGAAGGAGACTACCAGAGCTGGCCGGAGTACTTCCGATCGAAGCTGCGCCAGCGATGGAACGCTTGGGTGCTCGAGCGCTATCGATCCGAAGGCGAGCTGCTGCAGGCGTGGGACGCTCTCAGCGACGGTGAGACTTGGGGAGCGGTGCGACTGGGGCCGAGTTTCGCGCAGCGCCAGGGCTTCTCCGAACAGCGCGCCTCGGACTTCGTGCGCTTTGTGATCGAGCTGGCTGACCGGCATTACCAGACCCTGCGGACCCACGCTCGGGCCCAGGCTCCCGAAGGAGTCGGCGTGGCGGTCGCGCCGTTTAGCTTCGACACCCAGTATCGGCACAGCATCCCCTGGCTCTATTCGCAAAGCCGTAGCGATGTTGCCAGCTTTGGAAACTATTTCTGGACCATGGGAAGCGAGCTTGGCGAACGCCCCTCCGCGAGCGTCATGGACAGCCTGACGGTGCACGGAAAGCCTACCATCATCTACGAAACGAACCGCGCCCGTCCCAGCCCTTTCCGAGCGGAGTATCCTCACAAGCTGGCTGCCTTGGCCTCCTGGCAGGATTGGGATGCCGTTTTCTTTCACTACTGGCAAGGGGACAAGGCTAGCGACCTTTCGTACCTGCTCGCTGACATGCCGTATCCAACGATTGAGCACTATTGGAGCGCGGTTCATCATCAGAGCGACCCGGTGATGACCTCCGCCATGGCCATCGCTGGACGGTTCTTTTTGCAGAACCGTCTGCCAGCCGGGCCTCAACCCGTGAGGTACCATTTCGGGCCGGATTCGATCTTCAGCTACGAGTTCGCCAGCGGGCCCAGCGTGGGCAACGCCGCCTTCGAGCAAGGGGCCAGGATCGTCTTCGACGACGTGGCCGGCGAACACTGGAGCGAGGGACGGAATCCGCAGCCAGGGACGGGGCAAGTCCGATCAGGCGAAGCGGTGTTGTGGGATTGGGAAAACGAGCGTCTGGTCATCGACACGCCGACCGCCAAGGCCTACGTCGGTCCTTTGCATGGCGGCTCCTGGCGCTGGTCGGATGGATTCGAGCTGACCAGTCCAGCGCCGTGGATCGCCTTCGCCATGGTGAGAAGCGGCCCCCAGCCCGACGGCGGGCAGCGCTGGCTCGTGAGCTCGGTGGCGGATGCGTACAACAAAGGCTTTGCTATGGAGAAAACGGACTCCAGCGATCCGACCGCACAGGCGAAAGCCATCCTCGAACGAGGCCGCTGGCCGGTGGTGGTGGAGCCGATCGAGTTTCGCTTGAGCTTTCCTGGAAGCGGTCGTCTGACGGTGAAGGCCTACGACTTCGCCCTTAGACTGATCGATACCAGTGCTCCCGTGTCCGGCTTTTTGGATACGCAGGAAGGGGAAAGCGAAACGAAACCCAAGGCGCCGATCTGGATACGGGAACTGATCTGGGAAGAGTCGCCTTAG
- a CDS encoding polysaccharide biosynthesis tyrosine autokinase → MPDTSSTSDFRNLMLAIRERWVSSALIALSVSLLLASYLLTRPAEYETSAGLLVERSKEMVLNVEQVVNTEVEQDFLDSFLSTQIEQLTTSSFLAEVAKSFSEEELELVLASYGLIPGEGPPQTNLLKTVKNEAKRYLSMLVPQTEAPPKSIEEKAASLLNETVRVGRVKDTMFVRITVTHRNPFAAQLIADRMAKVYVDGLARSNDSSIETANTFLAQKSEDLGSEIASLESRMQSYRLENNLVALKDKQNIVIERLRQLDDAHTKARLKRIELTSQRQQIDAIYQDGDLQKLAAATQSPEMMETQRELDLKLVERGVLSERYGKAHPAMIGNQDAINSLNSVLDEQAKAIHSIATLQLEKAIEDEERLREELTQVEQESLRLDELAAGYEALERQLETTKATYLKVLERKQETDLAKQLDEPNVKLVDPASLPIKPVSPNLGLVLIVSVGLGGSLFLGFPVVLASIDGRIKSYSEIGHSENRELLSEIPRSRGIRRRDRDLIVAHQSAQPVLESFRSIQSNISPAETVAFSKTYLVTSTVPGEGKTFVASNFASSCTQYGKKTLLVDADFRRPCLHKIFGLKNDRGIIPKLHNPHALVNSDPLTDPDLGLVEVQPGLWLLRSGAVSSKLLENLATSELPHLLRTLRSAFEVVILDTPPVGVFPDAEGLARYSDEILYICRFNKADSSYVQKSLARFEQRQKRFIRIIMNGMPRNRSGSSYYAGYSYAYAQKKYAY, encoded by the coding sequence ATGCCTGATACATCATCAACATCCGACTTTCGCAACCTGATGCTCGCTATTCGCGAGCGTTGGGTCAGCTCCGCCCTGATCGCGCTGAGCGTCTCACTGCTTCTCGCTTCCTACCTGCTCACACGGCCAGCGGAGTACGAAACCAGCGCCGGGCTTCTCGTCGAGCGCTCGAAGGAGATGGTGCTCAACGTGGAACAGGTGGTGAACACCGAAGTGGAGCAGGACTTTCTGGACTCGTTTCTGAGCACTCAGATCGAGCAGCTGACCACGTCGTCCTTTCTCGCCGAGGTCGCGAAATCGTTTTCCGAGGAGGAACTGGAGCTGGTCCTCGCGAGCTACGGACTGATCCCAGGAGAAGGCCCACCGCAGACGAACCTGCTGAAGACCGTCAAGAACGAAGCGAAACGCTACCTGAGCATGCTCGTTCCACAAACGGAAGCTCCGCCCAAGAGCATCGAAGAAAAGGCGGCTAGCCTGCTGAACGAAACGGTTCGGGTGGGGCGAGTCAAAGACACCATGTTTGTCCGAATCACCGTCACCCACCGCAATCCGTTCGCCGCCCAACTGATCGCTGACCGCATGGCGAAGGTCTATGTCGACGGCCTGGCGAGATCCAACGATTCGAGTATTGAGACTGCGAATACATTTCTTGCCCAGAAGTCCGAAGATCTTGGGTCGGAGATCGCCAGCCTCGAGTCGAGGATGCAAAGCTACCGTCTCGAAAACAACCTAGTAGCCCTCAAGGACAAGCAGAACATCGTCATCGAGCGCTTGAGACAGTTGGACGACGCTCACACCAAGGCCCGCCTGAAACGGATCGAGCTCACCTCGCAGCGTCAGCAGATCGACGCCATCTACCAGGACGGCGACCTGCAAAAGCTCGCTGCGGCCACCCAGTCTCCGGAAATGATGGAAACGCAACGAGAGCTCGACCTAAAGCTGGTCGAGCGCGGCGTGCTCTCCGAACGCTACGGAAAAGCGCACCCGGCCATGATTGGAAATCAGGATGCCATCAATTCGCTGAATTCCGTGCTCGACGAGCAAGCGAAAGCAATCCACAGCATCGCCACCCTGCAGCTAGAAAAGGCGATCGAGGACGAGGAACGACTTCGCGAGGAGTTGACCCAGGTCGAGCAGGAATCGCTTCGCCTGGACGAGCTCGCCGCTGGATACGAAGCGCTGGAGCGTCAACTTGAAACCACCAAAGCGACCTACCTGAAAGTGCTGGAGCGCAAGCAGGAAACCGATCTGGCCAAGCAGCTGGACGAGCCGAACGTGAAACTCGTGGATCCCGCCTCCCTACCGATCAAGCCTGTTTCACCCAACCTCGGGCTGGTGCTCATCGTATCCGTCGGGCTGGGTGGCTCCCTCTTTCTGGGCTTCCCAGTGGTATTGGCAAGCATCGACGGGCGCATCAAATCCTACAGCGAAATCGGACACTCGGAAAACCGAGAGCTGCTCAGCGAGATACCTCGATCGCGGGGCATCCGCCGGCGCGACCGCGATCTCATCGTGGCCCACCAGTCCGCCCAGCCGGTGCTGGAATCTTTTCGCAGCATCCAATCCAACATCTCACCGGCGGAAACGGTAGCCTTCTCCAAGACCTACCTGGTCACCAGCACTGTGCCAGGCGAAGGCAAGACCTTCGTGGCAAGCAACTTCGCGTCGTCCTGCACTCAATACGGGAAAAAGACGCTGCTGGTCGACGCGGACTTTCGCCGCCCTTGCCTGCACAAGATCTTCGGCTTGAAGAACGATCGCGGCATCATTCCGAAACTGCACAACCCGCACGCACTGGTGAACTCCGACCCACTGACCGATCCCGATCTCGGCTTGGTGGAAGTGCAGCCCGGACTGTGGCTGCTCCGCTCCGGAGCCGTCAGCTCCAAGCTTCTGGAGAATCTCGCCACCAGCGAGCTCCCGCACCTCTTGCGCACCCTGCGCAGCGCCTTCGAAGTGGTGATCCTCGACACGCCTCCGGTAGGCGTCTTCCCAGATGCGGAAGGGCTCGCTCGCTACTCGGACGAGATCCTCTACATCTGCCGCTTCAACAAAGCGGACAGCAGCTATGTGCAGAAATCTCTGGCTCGTTTCGAGCAACGGCAAAAACGATTTATTCGCATCATCATGAACGGAATGCCGAGAAACCGCTCCGGCTCCTCGTACTACGCAGGCTACAGCTACGCGTATGCGCAAAAGAAATACGCATACTGA
- a CDS encoding polysaccharide biosynthesis/export family protein, which yields MKRARTTPMPLILRLVTALTFGYACVHAAETSHTSIPILPRDIISITVFDEPGLCIEESQLDNVGKVSIPLLGTVTIGGLTVQDAEQLIEKLYLDRDILKRPKVSLAIDERYLHEVSVVGEVNDPGVIRFPLATENMGILSAIGRAGGTSRRAQASAVRVTRRAENGEEQVFVVDVAALLKGTDKREEFRVRPNDVIFVPESVF from the coding sequence ATGAAACGCGCTCGAACCACACCCATGCCTTTGATTCTACGCCTTGTCACCGCATTGACGTTTGGATACGCCTGTGTCCATGCCGCCGAGACCTCCCATACCAGCATCCCGATTCTTCCAAGAGACATCATAAGCATCACGGTCTTCGACGAACCCGGTCTGTGCATCGAAGAAAGTCAATTGGACAACGTAGGGAAAGTTTCCATACCGCTGCTCGGTACGGTCACGATCGGCGGTCTCACAGTGCAGGATGCCGAGCAGCTCATCGAAAAGCTGTATCTCGACAGAGACATTCTCAAGCGCCCAAAGGTTTCGCTAGCGATCGACGAACGTTATCTGCACGAGGTTTCGGTAGTGGGTGAAGTCAACGACCCGGGCGTGATTCGGTTTCCCCTCGCAACGGAAAACATGGGCATCCTGTCCGCCATCGGCAGAGCTGGTGGTACATCCCGCCGCGCCCAAGCCAGCGCGGTGCGCGTGACTCGTCGGGCCGAAAACGGCGAGGAACAGGTCTTCGTGGTCGATGTCGCCGCCTTGCTCAAGGGCACCGACAAGCGTGAGGAGTTTCGCGTGCGGCCAAACGACGTCATTTTCGTTCCGGAAAGCGTATTTTAA